The Oryzihumus leptocrescens sequence GACGAGCTCAAGACCGGCCACGCCGGCCTGTTCGCCAGCAGCGCCAACCTCACCCAGGCGCGCCGCTACCTGCACGACGGGCGAGGCCGGTACGGCCGCTACCTGAGCGGGCTGCGCCTGCTCTCGCTCAGCCACCCCGCCCAGTCCGTCTTCCTGCCCGACCCCTACGCCGAGCCCACCCCGCTGGCCGCGACCGCCCACCTGATCTGAAAGTCGAGAACCAGACCATGCCAAACAAGGCCAAGATCCACCGCACCGGCCGCGACCGCGCGGTCGCCGACCTGGTCCAGTTCCGAGCGGACGTCGGCACGCTGAACCGTGGCATCTACCAGATGGCCGCCGACAGCTGCGGCTACTCGGTGCGTCAGCTCCAGCGCCAGATCGCCAAGCTCGACCGCCCGGAGGCGGACTCGGCCGAGGAGTTCACCGTCGATGAGGACATCATCGAGACCGTCTTCCTGACATGCGGAAACATCAGCGGCGCCCACCGTCGCCTCCGCGAGAGCGGCAAAGCGGTGCCCAGCCTCAGCACCTTCCGGCGCCGCGTCCTGGACACCATGGGCGGCACCAAGATGGCCTACGCCAAGAACGCCTCCACTCAGGCCAGGCTCAGCCGCGTCCACCTCAAGCGCACCCGGGAGTCGCGCGGCTACAGCTACCTGCTCGACCACACCGAGCTGCCCATCTTCGCCGTTCCCGAGGGAACCCGCACCGCCCAGCGCCCCTGGCTGACCGCGGTGATGGACGCCGAAACCCGGTACATCCTCAGCTGGGTCCTCACCTTCGGCACCCCCACCTCCGAGGAGATCCGTGCCGCGCTCATGTCCGCGTTCACCATCCGCCCCGCAGCCGACGGCCAAACACCAGTAGGCGGACTGCCCGAACGCGCCCTGTGGGACCGCGGGTTGGACTTCCTCTCAGACCTGATCACCGAATCCTGCCTGCGGCTCAGCGTCACCCCCGTGGCGCTGCCGGCCTACTCACCGCACCTCAAGGGATCCCTGGAACGGTTCTGGCGCTTCCTCAAGAGCGACGCCCTGGCCCCCCTGCCCGGCTACATCGACGCCGGACGAGACCTCCGCGGCAACTTCCTCCTCGCCGCCAAAGCCCTGGACCAGCAGGGCCTGGTCAACGAGCTGCGCGACTGGATCGACCGCTACAACGGCCACCACACGGTAAGCACCCTCGGCTGCACCCCGCTGCAAGCCTGGCGCAACGACCACACCCCGCTGCGCAGCGTCCCGGCCGACCAGCTCTGGCACGACTTCCTCATCAGCAAGACCCACAAGGTCGGCAAGGCCGGCGTCCGATTCAAGAAGACCGACTACGTCGCACCCAACGGCGAACTGGACAAGGTCTTCGGGCGCCTAGTCGAGGTGCGCCACCTGCCCCACGACCACAGCTTCATCGAGGTCTTCCACGACGGCACCCACCTGGCCACCTGCTTCCCGGCGGAGGCCCTGCGCCCCGACGACCAGATCGCCTTCCTGGCGGCCCGCCACAAGGCCGAGACCGCGGCCCGCGCCACGTTCCGCACCGCGAACCGGCTCCGCGGCAACCGCCCGGACGCCAGCCCCCTGACCAAGCTCTCCGAGCACGGCCAGCCCACCCGCTACGAGGTCCTGGGTCCCGACTTCGACCTGCGCCAAGACGGCCAGAAGGCCCTCGACGCCCTCGCGAACCTGCCCGACCAGCCGCAGGGAGCACTGTGGTGAACCACCTCATGCTCCGCGGGCTGGAGGACGAAGCCCACACCGTCCGCACCCCCGCCTTCACCGACATCACCACCCAGCTCGCGTTCGCTAAGACCTTCCACGGCACGATGGTCGTCGCCGGCGAGCACGGCACCGGCAAGCGGTTCGCGCTGATGACCTGCCTGGGCGAACAGGACCTGCCGTTCCACCTCGTCACCATGCCGCCCGCCGTCTCGGCCAAGGACATGGTCCGGCTTCTCTACGAAGCCGTTCACGACGAGGATGACGTCTTCGCCCTGCGCGACATGCAGGACGAGCTCATCGAAACGCTCTCCGGCACGCCCAGGATCATCGTCATCGACGGCGCCGAGCAGCTCACCGCAGCCGCCGCGGAACAGCTGCACTACCTGCACCGGCGCGTCACCGCCACCTGGACGCTCGTCCTGCTCGGGGGTCCCGACACCGCCCGCACCGTCGCCACCAGCGCCGGGCTGCGCGGGGAGGTGATCGCGGCGGTCGAGATGCGTCCTCTCACCGGTTCCGAGATTCGCTCGGCGGTCCGGGCGATGCACCAGCTTTTCCTTATCCCGGACCAGCTGTTCGAAGCCATCGACAAGCAGGTCTGCAAGGGGATGCTGAAGAACTGGGCCTGCTTCCTCCGGGCCGCGCTCTACCTGCAGCGACTCGCCGTGGAGCGCGGCGAGGATCCCCCGTTCCTGGACCCCCAGCTCGCCCGCGCCGTCGTCCAACTCATGCCCACCCTCAAGACCAGTAAGAGACGCTGACATGCCCACCCACCAGGTCGACACAACCAACCTCCCCATTCAGGTGCCGCACCAGCCCGCCGCAGCGGGAAGCGCGATCTGGGTCGAGCTCCGCCCTGACCTCAAGCGCAGCGCCGTCATCGCCGGGGACATCCTCGCCGCCCTGGGCAAGCGCCGTGACGTCGCCGGCATCGGCCGCAACGAAAACGAGGACCTCGCGCTGTCGGTCGCTTGGATGCGCGCCTACGACGTCACCGCCCTGGTCGCCACGGAGGCCCAGCGACTCAGCCCGTTGTGCCTACGCCAGCTCGTTCGTCTGGCCAAGGAGGCGCAGGTGCCGCTGTGGCTGCTGCACCGCGCACCTCGGACTGACGCCTTCCTCCACTCCCTCGACCGGCTTCTCGTGCACCCGCGTCCGCTGGACGAGGTACCCCAGCCGCGGCCCCGCACACCCATCACGGCGAGCAGGCCGACACTCAATGTCACTCTCCCGGCGGCCGGTTTTCATCAGTTCCGCACGGCTTGCCAGATCACCCTCGCCCCCAAGGCCCACGACCGGGTCACCCTCCGCCACGCCTCCACCGCCGTGCGCTGCCATGAGGTACTCCAGCGCGACGGCGCCACCACCGACGTCATCGCCCGGCTTGCCGAGGGGATCCTGCGTACCGCACCGGCTGACGACCTACTTGTCACCGACATCCGCGCCCTTCAACTCGCCGCCTGGCACAACGATGTGTACCTCAAGAGCGACATCCCGCAGCTGCTGGCCAGCCCTGAGCGACAGCTAACCGACCCGGTCACCGTCGACGAAGCGCTCGTGGCCTATCGCCAGCCCCATCGGGCTGTCGCGGTGACCCTGGCCATGCACCAAGTCGGTGTGCACGACATCGTCGCCCTCCAACTGGGTCACGCAGCCGCCGACGGCTCCACCATCACGCTGTCGCAAGGGCGAAAAGTCACCATGCCCGAGCACAGCGCCCGGGCCCTGCGCGCCCTCCTCCGAACCCGCTCAATGCCAGGGGTCGCCGACGAGGCCCCGCTCCTCAACGTGCCGGAGCGGGCGATCTCGCAAGCCCTCAACGACGCGAACGCCGACCTCGATATCCGAGTGCACGGACGACGCGCCGAACGCCACATCCACCCCG is a genomic window containing:
- a CDS encoding Mu transposase C-terminal domain-containing protein produces the protein MPNKAKIHRTGRDRAVADLVQFRADVGTLNRGIYQMAADSCGYSVRQLQRQIAKLDRPEADSAEEFTVDEDIIETVFLTCGNISGAHRRLRESGKAVPSLSTFRRRVLDTMGGTKMAYAKNASTQARLSRVHLKRTRESRGYSYLLDHTELPIFAVPEGTRTAQRPWLTAVMDAETRYILSWVLTFGTPTSEEIRAALMSAFTIRPAADGQTPVGGLPERALWDRGLDFLSDLITESCLRLSVTPVALPAYSPHLKGSLERFWRFLKSDALAPLPGYIDAGRDLRGNFLLAAKALDQQGLVNELRDWIDRYNGHHTVSTLGCTPLQAWRNDHTPLRSVPADQLWHDFLISKTHKVGKAGVRFKKTDYVAPNGELDKVFGRLVEVRHLPHDHSFIEVFHDGTHLATCFPAEALRPDDQIAFLAARHKAETAARATFRTANRLRGNRPDASPLTKLSEHGQPTRYEVLGPDFDLRQDGQKALDALANLPDQPQGALW
- a CDS encoding ATP-binding protein — its product is MNHLMLRGLEDEAHTVRTPAFTDITTQLAFAKTFHGTMVVAGEHGTGKRFALMTCLGEQDLPFHLVTMPPAVSAKDMVRLLYEAVHDEDDVFALRDMQDELIETLSGTPRIIVIDGAEQLTAAAAEQLHYLHRRVTATWTLVLLGGPDTARTVATSAGLRGEVIAAVEMRPLTGSEIRSAVRAMHQLFLIPDQLFEAIDKQVCKGMLKNWACFLRAALYLQRLAVERGEDPPFLDPQLARAVVQLMPTLKTSKRR